Proteins from a genomic interval of Clostridium sp. 'deep sea':
- a CDS encoding FMN-binding protein, producing the protein MPKSLKLIVVLTTICVISAASLSYVYNNIAGPIIDERAKEAALKILNENLAGADDYKFIKDESTGKTKYYAAVKNGKAFGYAIPTSGAGFADAIKLMVVTDGAGVISKVIVLGHVETPGYGDKIDTQPEFLQQFVNMSLAKDEFVINKTIDKIAGATYTSKGAVKGVEKASIFYKDNIANGGNK; encoded by the coding sequence ATGCCTAAGTCACTAAAGTTAATAGTAGTTCTAACAACTATTTGTGTTATTTCAGCTGCATCATTATCTTATGTTTATAATAATATTGCAGGACCAATAATTGATGAAAGAGCGAAAGAAGCTGCCCTTAAAATACTAAATGAAAATTTAGCTGGTGCAGATGACTACAAGTTTATTAAAGATGAAAGCACTGGAAAAACAAAATACTATGCTGCTGTTAAAAATGGCAAAGCCTTCGGTTATGCTATTCCTACAAGTGGCGCAGGATTTGCAGATGCCATTAAGCTTATGGTAGTTACAGATGGTGCTGGAGTTATCTCTAAAGTGATAGTTTTAGGTCATGTTGAAACCCCTGGTTACGGTGATAAAATAGATACTCAACCGGAGTTTTTACAGCAATTTGTGAACATGAGTTTAGCTAAAGATGAATTTGTTATAAACAAAACTATTGATAAAATTGCTGGTGCAACATATACCTCTAAAGGAGCAGTTAAAGGTGTAGAAAAAGCATCTATATTCTATAAAGACAATATAGCGAATGGAGGGAATAAATAA
- a CDS encoding RnfABCDGE type electron transport complex subunit D has protein sequence MKLVVTHSPHIKTSETTKRIMTDVLIALIPVTVSAVFNFGVRAILLMLVSVLTAMVTESLLRNYKKGIGYALNPINLYSDGSAAVTGLIFAHILTPLLPLWMAAIGTFLAIFIGKYVFGGLGQNCFNPALVGRAALLMAFPAFMSKEWILPVDKVVGATPLVTGEGDYLMLFLGRVGGCIGETSVIAILLGGLYLLYRGHITWHTPVAFLGSTAILSYIFGVDPLFAVLAGGVAYGAIFMATDMVTTPMTRRGQFIFGLGCGLVTVVIRIFGGLPEGVMYSILIMNAFTPLIDKIVKPRLFGGGVNA, from the coding sequence ATGAAATTAGTAGTAACACATAGTCCACATATTAAAACATCTGAAACTACTAAACGGATTATGACAGATGTATTAATAGCCTTAATTCCTGTTACTGTCTCTGCTGTTTTTAACTTTGGTGTAAGGGCAATTTTGCTAATGCTTGTTTCGGTTTTAACAGCAATGGTAACAGAGAGTTTATTGCGAAACTACAAAAAGGGTATAGGATATGCCTTAAACCCTATTAACTTATATAGTGATGGTAGTGCTGCTGTGACTGGATTAATTTTTGCGCATATCTTAACCCCATTGTTACCTTTATGGATGGCTGCCATAGGAACATTTTTAGCTATTTTTATTGGTAAATATGTGTTTGGTGGTTTGGGTCAAAATTGCTTTAATCCAGCACTAGTAGGAAGAGCTGCCTTGTTAATGGCGTTTCCAGCTTTTATGTCAAAAGAATGGATTTTACCTGTAGATAAAGTTGTAGGGGCTACCCCACTAGTAACAGGTGAAGGCGATTATTTAATGTTGTTTTTAGGTAGAGTTGGGGGCTGTATTGGAGAGACATCAGTAATAGCTATATTACTTGGTGGACTATATCTATTATACCGTGGTCATATAACATGGCATACTCCAGTGGCTTTTTTAGGAAGTACAGCTATACTCTCATATATATTTGGTGTTGATCCGTTATTCGCTGTTTTAGCGGGTGGCGTAGCTTATGGAGCTATTTTTATGGCTACAGACATGGTTACTACACCAATGACTCGCAGGGGGCAATTTATATTTGGGTTAGGCTGTGGCTTAGTTACAGTTGTAATAAGAATATTTGGTGGTCTGCCAGAAGGTGTAATGTATTCAATTTTAATTATGAATGCTTTTACACCATTAATTGATAAAATTGTAAAACCTCGTTTGTTTGGGGGTGGCGTTAATGCCTAA
- the rsxC gene encoding electron transport complex subunit RsxC, giving the protein MSSVTFKGGIHPPEFKEFTEHLEIKDMPLPNTVFIPLSQHIGAPAKPLVKVGDHVLTGQKIGELGGFVSSSVHASLSGKVKKISERDVVNGNTAVCIEIESDGEDQWIDSSKLNRNLEDLTSAEIIDVIKEAGIVGLGGAGFPSYVKLLPPDDVKIDSVILNGAECEPFLTCDHRLMVEESQKVVDGLRALMKAVNVENGYIAIEENKPDAIKEMTKVCEKYTNIKVVTLVTKYPQGGEKQIITAVLGRKVPSGKLPMHIGVIVNNIHTAVAVDEAVKTGKPIIDRVMTVSGKGANKPANLRVRIGTLMTEVIEFTGGLSEDTGKIVASAPMTGFAQYHLDFPTEKRVSGLVAFLESEVDLLPESPCIRCGRCVDVCPINLEPTRLDRLSRLKKYDEAAKNNVLDCISCSACTYICPSRRHLVQSINLAKNEVRANMRK; this is encoded by the coding sequence GTGTCATCAGTAACTTTTAAGGGGGGTATACATCCTCCAGAATTCAAGGAGTTTACAGAACATCTTGAAATAAAGGACATGCCATTGCCAAACACAGTGTTTATTCCTTTATCTCAACATATTGGTGCTCCTGCTAAACCTTTAGTAAAAGTTGGGGATCATGTTTTAACTGGGCAAAAAATAGGTGAGTTGGGTGGTTTTGTATCATCTTCAGTTCACGCTTCTCTATCAGGTAAGGTTAAAAAGATATCTGAGAGAGATGTAGTAAATGGCAACACTGCTGTCTGTATCGAAATTGAAAGTGATGGAGAAGACCAGTGGATTGACAGTAGTAAACTTAACAGAAATTTGGAGGACCTAACATCAGCAGAAATTATTGATGTAATTAAAGAAGCTGGTATTGTAGGTTTAGGTGGTGCTGGATTTCCTAGTTATGTAAAATTACTTCCTCCAGATGATGTTAAGATTGATTCTGTTATTTTAAATGGAGCAGAATGTGAACCTTTTTTAACCTGCGATCATCGTTTAATGGTTGAAGAGAGTCAAAAAGTTGTAGATGGTTTAAGAGCATTAATGAAAGCTGTTAATGTTGAAAATGGCTATATTGCTATTGAAGAGAATAAGCCTGATGCCATAAAAGAAATGACAAAAGTTTGTGAAAAATACACTAATATTAAAGTGGTTACTTTAGTAACCAAGTACCCACAAGGTGGCGAAAAACAAATTATTACTGCTGTATTAGGTAGAAAAGTTCCATCTGGAAAACTGCCTATGCATATTGGCGTTATTGTAAATAATATTCATACAGCTGTTGCAGTTGATGAAGCAGTAAAAACAGGAAAACCTATAATAGATAGGGTAATGACAGTTAGTGGTAAAGGTGCAAATAAACCTGCGAATTTAAGGGTAAGAATTGGCACTTTAATGACTGAGGTTATTGAGTTTACCGGTGGCTTATCTGAAGACACAGGTAAAATTGTAGCCAGTGCTCCAATGACTGGTTTTGCTCAATATCATTTAGATTTTCCAACAGAAAAACGCGTTAGTGGTTTGGTTGCTTTTTTAGAGTCAGAGGTAGATTTATTACCCGAGAGCCCTTGTATTCGTTGTGGTCGCTGTGTTGATGTTTGTCCTATTAATTTAGAGCCAACTAGGCTAGATAGATTATCTAGACTGAAGAAATATGATGAGGCAGCGAAAAACAATGTACTAGACTGTATTTCATGCAGTGCATGTACCTATATATGCCCATCAAGAAGGCACTTAGTTCAATCGATTAACTTAGCAAAAAATGAAGTTAGAGCAAACATGCGTAAGTAG
- a CDS encoding YraN family protein, translated as MSYNIVLGARGEKLACKYLKHKGYKIIETNFRCKLGEIDIIAEHRDTLVFVEVKTRTGDKYGLPQEAITNHKKLKIKRTAQFYMASKHIDMQLFLFRFDCIALVLKKGSNRPEYFRHIKNIYL; from the coding sequence ATGAGTTATAACATAGTTTTGGGTGCCAGAGGAGAAAAGCTAGCCTGTAAATATTTAAAACATAAAGGCTATAAAATTATTGAAACTAATTTTCGATGTAAATTAGGTGAAATAGATATTATTGCAGAGCATAGAGATACTTTAGTTTTTGTAGAGGTAAAAACTCGTACTGGGGACAAGTATGGATTGCCTCAAGAAGCAATTACAAATCACAAAAAGCTAAAAATAAAAAGAACCGCACAATTCTATATGGCTTCTAAACATATAGATATGCAACTTTTTTTATTTAGGTTTGATTGCATTGCCTTAGTCTTAAAAAAAGGCAGTAATCGACCTGAGTATTTCCGCCATATAAAAAATATATATTTATAG
- a CDS encoding ribonuclease HII: MNNRESVKLISIKLKESRNNKQKHQELIKIYSKDERKGVMQFVARENKYLEKQTKLYIRAEKMLEIERYYLNQGLQYIAGVDEAGRGPLAGPVVAAAVILPLEYEHNYLLNDSKKINESTRNFLYNSIIYNAVDVQVAFVTPTEIDEINILNASLLAMANSVIKLKPKAQLVLVDGHKKIPSLKTPQRVIIKGDAKVRAIAAASIIAKVYRDKLMDRMALFYPHYNFKTHKGYPTELHRQKISEFGHSPIHRKTFKWSKDEL; the protein is encoded by the coding sequence ATGAACAATAGAGAGTCTGTTAAATTAATATCTATCAAGCTTAAAGAATCTCGTAATAATAAGCAAAAACACCAAGAGCTAATAAAAATCTATAGTAAAGATGAGAGAAAAGGTGTTATGCAGTTTGTAGCTAGAGAAAATAAATACCTAGAGAAACAAACTAAGTTATATATAAGAGCAGAAAAAATGTTAGAGATAGAGAGATACTATCTAAATCAAGGATTACAGTATATTGCTGGAGTAGATGAGGCAGGTAGAGGACCATTAGCAGGTCCAGTTGTGGCAGCTGCAGTAATTCTGCCACTTGAGTACGAGCACAATTATTTACTTAATGATTCAAAAAAAATAAACGAGAGTACTCGTAATTTTTTATATAATTCTATAATATACAACGCTGTAGATGTGCAGGTTGCTTTTGTAACACCAACAGAAATAGATGAAATAAATATCTTAAATGCATCGCTATTAGCTATGGCTAATTCAGTTATAAAGCTAAAACCTAAAGCTCAATTAGTACTTGTTGATGGTCATAAAAAAATACCATCGCTTAAAACACCACAACGTGTTATAATCAAGGGCGATGCAAAGGTAAGAGCAATTGCAGCTGCATCAATTATAGCTAAAGTTTATAGAGACAAGTTAATGGATAGAATGGCTTTATTTTATCCACATTACAACTTTAAAACTCATAAAGGTTATCCAACAGAGTTGCATAGGCAAAAAATAAGTGAATTTGGACATTCTCCAATACACAGAAAGACTTTTAAGTGGAGTAAAGATGAGTTATAA
- the ylqF gene encoding ribosome biogenesis GTPase YlqF, protein MSVQWYPGHMTKAKRQIQKLINNVDAVLELRDARIPISSSNPDIADILGGKPRIIVLNKIDLADNEINKEWLEYFEKQGILSLLINCGKGQVSNKTKNRIQQYASKFVRKSKITGKPMRVPRLLVVGIPNVGKSSLINALAGRKAVRIGAKPGLTRGQQLINISGKFQILDTPGVLWPKINDQVAGIKLAATGAISDVGFALDDLVLYVYNFLHSQGKVNLELQDYLHEYATKRGYLMSGNKLDIERAKKNITVEFKSGKYGRYSLETPPTINQNEQ, encoded by the coding sequence ATGAGCGTACAATGGTATCCGGGTCATATGACCAAAGCTAAAAGACAAATACAAAAACTAATAAACAACGTTGATGCAGTACTTGAACTAAGAGATGCTCGTATACCAATATCTAGCTCAAACCCTGATATAGCAGATATTCTTGGTGGAAAGCCTAGAATTATTGTATTAAATAAAATAGATTTAGCTGACAATGAGATTAATAAAGAGTGGTTAGAGTATTTTGAAAAACAAGGTATATTATCTCTACTAATAAATTGTGGTAAAGGGCAAGTTTCTAATAAAACAAAAAATCGTATTCAGCAATATGCTAGTAAGTTTGTACGAAAAAGCAAAATTACCGGAAAACCAATGCGTGTACCAAGATTACTGGTAGTAGGTATACCTAACGTTGGTAAGTCTTCTCTTATTAATGCTTTAGCAGGTAGAAAGGCAGTAAGAATTGGAGCAAAACCGGGTTTAACTAGAGGACAGCAACTAATTAATATCAGCGGCAAATTTCAAATTTTAGATACCCCTGGCGTATTGTGGCCCAAAATAAATGATCAAGTTGCTGGCATAAAACTAGCTGCAACAGGTGCTATCAGTGATGTGGGTTTTGCACTAGACGATTTAGTGTTATATGTATATAACTTTTTACATTCTCAAGGAAAAGTAAACTTAGAGTTACAGGATTATCTACATGAGTATGCTACAAAAAGAGGTTATTTAATGAGTGGTAATAAATTAGATATTGAGAGAGCCAAAAAAAATATAACAGTGGAGTTTAAAAGCGGAAAATATGGCAGGTATTCACTAGAAACTCCCCCTACTATAAATCAAAATGAACAATAG
- the lepB gene encoding signal peptidase I — protein MKAKAKIKEWIFIIAVAIVLSFLVRNYIFEIFIVEGKSMEPTLLSKERILVTKFNKDITDYSRGDIVVLDFKQDYGKDIVKRIIAIEGDTVEVRDSQVRVNGKIIQEGYISENTQGRYDEVTVPKGNVFVLGDNRNHSLDSRDSRIGFVDLARIKGKARYIIWPVTNWRSLKFRG, from the coding sequence ATGAAAGCGAAGGCAAAGATAAAAGAATGGATTTTTATAATTGCAGTTGCAATTGTATTGTCATTTTTAGTAAGAAATTATATTTTTGAAATATTTATTGTTGAAGGAAAATCGATGGAGCCAACCTTATTAAGCAAAGAAAGAATTTTAGTTACTAAGTTTAATAAGGATATAACTGATTATAGTCGTGGAGATATTGTTGTTTTAGACTTTAAACAAGATTACGGTAAAGATATAGTAAAACGCATAATTGCCATAGAAGGAGATACTGTTGAAGTTAGGGATTCACAAGTAAGAGTTAATGGTAAAATAATACAAGAAGGCTATATAAGTGAAAATACACAGGGTAGATATGATGAAGTTACTGTTCCTAAAGGCAATGTTTTTGTTTTAGGAGATAATAGAAATCATAGCCTAGATAGTAGAGATTCACGTATAGGTTTTGTTGATTTAGCAAGAATAAAAGGTAAGGCAAGATATATAATTTGGCCTGTAACTAATTGGAGATCCTTAAAATTTAGGGGGTAA
- the rplS gene encoding 50S ribosomal protein L19, producing the protein MDLIRSIEQAQLKKDIPSFKPGDTVRVFVKVVEGNRERLQAFEGIVIQRVGGGVRETFTVRRVSYGIGTERVFPLHSPRIDRIEVIRRGRVRRSKLFYLRERTGKAARIRELK; encoded by the coding sequence ATGGATTTAATTCGCTCTATTGAACAGGCACAATTAAAGAAGGATATTCCTTCATTTAAACCTGGCGATACAGTAAGAGTTTTTGTAAAAGTAGTAGAGGGAAATCGTGAAAGGCTACAGGCTTTTGAAGGCATAGTTATTCAGCGCGTAGGCGGTGGAGTTCGCGAAACATTTACAGTACGTCGTGTTTCATACGGCATTGGTACTGAGCGTGTATTCCCATTACATTCTCCTCGTATTGACAGAATTGAAGTTATTAGACGCGGTCGTGTTAGAAGATCAAAATTATTCTATTTACGTGAGCGTACTGGTAAAGCAGCTAGAATTAGAGAGCTTAAGTAA
- the trmD gene encoding tRNA (guanosine(37)-N1)-methyltransferase TrmD, with protein sequence MKITVLTLFPEIINEPLKHSIIAKALDKDIFKIEIINIRDFATDKHRTADDYPYGGGAGMVMKPDPIFKAFDYVKERNESFKTIFMTPQGNVLTQKKVKTLATQENIVILCGHYEGVDERVRQTLVDEEISIGDYVLTGGELPALVLIDAVARYLPGVLGNADSLVEESFSQNSLDYPQYTRPSEYRGMKVPEVLLSGHHQNIAKWRTEQAKIRTKSRRPDLLGFSNL encoded by the coding sequence ATGAAAATTACGGTATTAACTCTTTTTCCAGAGATTATTAATGAGCCACTTAAACACAGTATTATTGCCAAGGCTTTAGATAAAGATATTTTTAAGATAGAAATTATCAATATCCGTGACTTTGCAACAGATAAACATCGTACTGCAGATGATTATCCTTATGGGGGTGGTGCTGGAATGGTTATGAAGCCAGACCCTATATTTAAAGCTTTTGATTATGTTAAAGAAAGAAATGAGTCTTTTAAAACTATTTTTATGACACCTCAAGGAAATGTTTTAACCCAAAAAAAAGTTAAAACACTGGCCACCCAAGAAAACATTGTAATTTTGTGCGGTCATTATGAGGGAGTAGATGAAAGAGTTAGACAAACACTTGTTGATGAAGAAATATCAATAGGTGATTATGTTTTAACCGGTGGAGAATTACCTGCATTGGTGTTAATAGACGCAGTAGCAAGGTACTTACCAGGGGTACTGGGTAACGCAGATAGCTTAGTTGAGGAGTCTTTCTCACAAAATAGCTTAGATTACCCTCAGTATACAAGACCTAGTGAGTATCGTGGAATGAAAGTTCCGGAGGTGCTTCTTTCTGGTCATCATCAAAATATTGCAAAGTGGCGAACAGAACAAGCTAAAATTAGAACAAAATCAAGACGTCCTGATTTATTAGGATTTAGTAACCTTTAA
- the rimM gene encoding ribosome maturation factor RimM (Essential for efficient processing of 16S rRNA), translating to MSSKYVNIAKITSTHGLNGDMRIFPVISPPQLLNQLDHMYIKDNNGEMVKISIEKVRPYKKSIWLLKIKEWQTIEQVELFKGHSLFLPKEELPKLPQNSYYIGDLLGSQVISENGEPVGELIDVLERGSSDLYVIKTDSKELLLPVVKEFVLSVNIDDKIITVNIPEGLWDL from the coding sequence TTGAGTAGTAAGTATGTTAATATCGCAAAAATTACATCGACTCATGGGTTAAATGGAGACATGCGTATTTTTCCGGTAATCAGTCCGCCACAGCTCTTAAATCAATTAGACCATATGTATATAAAAGATAACAATGGTGAAATGGTTAAGATTAGTATAGAAAAAGTGAGACCTTATAAAAAGTCAATATGGCTACTTAAAATAAAAGAATGGCAAACAATTGAACAAGTAGAATTGTTTAAAGGTCATAGTCTCTTTTTACCAAAAGAAGAGTTGCCAAAACTTCCCCAAAATAGCTATTATATTGGTGACCTTTTAGGTAGCCAAGTAATTAGTGAAAATGGAGAGCCAGTTGGTGAATTAATAGATGTTCTTGAACGTGGTAGCAGTGATTTATATGTTATAAAAACAGACAGTAAAGAGCTACTTTTACCAGTTGTTAAAGAGTTTGTGCTAAGTGTTAATATCGATGATAAAATCATCACTGTAAACATCCCTGAGGGTCTTTGGGACTTGTAG
- a CDS encoding YlqD family protein — MQLNSITVITNTAVKAVVTDKLKEVTHKTFVKKLKELEHQKEQVMFQKQMFTKKLEADQNQLNTYLVKINKVEAELNAKISQYNERIQQIFKWVNGQEILQSQVQTLVNIQEGEVFNKAVSKEIIIKDGVVVEIRSSGGLNIE; from the coding sequence ATGCAACTTAATTCGATCACTGTAATTACCAATACTGCTGTTAAAGCTGTTGTTACAGATAAACTTAAAGAAGTTACCCATAAAACATTTGTTAAAAAGCTGAAAGAGCTTGAGCATCAAAAAGAGCAAGTAATGTTTCAAAAACAAATGTTTACTAAAAAGTTAGAAGCTGATCAAAATCAGTTAAATACTTATTTAGTAAAGATAAATAAAGTTGAAGCAGAGCTTAATGCAAAAATTTCTCAATATAATGAACGCATACAGCAAATATTTAAATGGGTTAATGGGCAAGAGATTTTACAATCACAAGTTCAAACTTTAGTAAATATACAAGAAGGTGAAGTTTTTAATAAAGCTGTTTCTAAAGAGATAATTATTAAAGACGGAGTAGTAGTTGAAATTCGTAGTTCTGGAGGATTAAATATTGAGTAG
- a CDS encoding KH domain-containing protein, protein MKGIVELIAKALVDNPDEVKIEEKKDDRGLLVELRVLEEDMGRVIGKQGRTAKAIRTIVKAAGLKQGKHVWVDIDMKN, encoded by the coding sequence ATGAAAGGTATAGTAGAATTAATTGCTAAAGCTTTAGTTGATAATCCTGATGAAGTTAAAATTGAAGAAAAAAAAGACGACCGTGGTCTGTTAGTTGAACTTCGTGTTTTAGAAGAAGACATGGGGAGAGTAATTGGCAAACAGGGTCGTACAGCTAAGGCTATTAGAACAATAGTTAAAGCTGCTGGCTTAAAACAAGGTAAACATGTCTGGGTTGACATAGACATGAAAAACTAG
- the rpsP gene encoding 30S ribosomal protein S16 — translation MATRIRLKRMGAKKAPFYRIVVADSRAPRDGRFIEEIGFYNPTREPVELNVKVERAQHWLSTGAQPSQTVRTLLKNAGVYGEEA, via the coding sequence ATGGCAACAAGAATTAGACTAAAGAGAATGGGTGCAAAGAAAGCTCCTTTTTATAGAATCGTAGTAGCTGATTCAAGAGCACCTCGCGATGGTCGTTTTATTGAAGAGATTGGTTTCTATAACCCAACACGTGAGCCTGTAGAGTTAAATGTTAAAGTTGAGAGAGCACAACATTGGTTGAGTACAGGTGCACAGCCTTCTCAAACAGTAAGAACTTTATTGAAAAACGCTGGTGTATATGGCGAGGAGGCTTAG
- the ffh gene encoding signal recognition particle protein translates to MAFEGLAAKLQDTFKKLRGKGKLTEKDVKEALREVRMALLQADVNYKIVKNFIKNIQEVAVGEGVLKSITPGQQVIKIVHDELVKLLGSKVSKLELNGPKPHVIMMAGLQGAGKTTHSGKLAAHLRKNGRNPMLVACDVYRPAAIEQLRVVGKQIDIPVFGKDNEKSVVKIAKEAREYAIEQAHDIIIVDTAGRLHVDENMMTELQDLKKLLNPDEVLLVVDSMTGQDAVTVADTFNKEIGITGVMMTKLDGDTRGGAALSIREVTGCPIKFAGMGEKMNTLEVFYPERMASRILGMGDVLTLIEKAQNSFDIEEMQKMEERIRKEQFTFDDFLIQLKQMKNMGPLDQMIGMIPGMSKVKQLKNLQVDEKDLKHIEAIVTSMTSEERVKPEIINGSRRKRIAKGSGTSVPEVNRLLKQFSQTRRMLKQVNQLGRGGKNNKFKFPFM, encoded by the coding sequence ATGGCATTTGAAGGTCTGGCTGCAAAGTTACAAGATACATTTAAAAAATTACGCGGAAAAGGCAAACTTACTGAAAAAGATGTTAAAGAAGCTTTACGAGAAGTTAGAATGGCTTTATTACAAGCCGATGTTAACTACAAAATAGTTAAGAATTTTATTAAAAACATTCAGGAAGTTGCTGTAGGTGAAGGGGTCTTAAAGAGTATAACCCCAGGTCAGCAAGTTATTAAAATTGTACACGATGAATTAGTAAAACTACTTGGTTCTAAAGTTAGTAAATTAGAACTTAATGGACCAAAACCTCATGTCATTATGATGGCTGGTTTACAGGGTGCTGGTAAAACAACACACAGTGGAAAACTGGCTGCTCATTTACGCAAAAATGGTAGAAATCCCATGTTAGTAGCTTGTGACGTTTATCGTCCTGCTGCCATTGAGCAGCTAAGGGTTGTAGGCAAACAAATTGATATACCTGTTTTTGGTAAGGATAATGAAAAATCAGTAGTTAAAATAGCTAAAGAGGCTCGTGAATATGCCATTGAGCAGGCTCACGATATTATAATTGTAGATACCGCAGGGCGTCTGCATGTTGATGAAAACATGATGACGGAGCTGCAAGACTTAAAAAAGCTATTAAACCCCGATGAAGTATTATTGGTAGTAGATTCAATGACTGGTCAGGATGCTGTTACTGTAGCAGACACCTTTAATAAAGAGATAGGTATTACAGGTGTAATGATGACTAAGCTCGATGGAGATACCCGTGGTGGTGCGGCGTTATCTATACGTGAGGTAACAGGTTGTCCAATTAAGTTTGCTGGTATGGGGGAAAAGATGAACACCCTAGAGGTTTTTTACCCAGAACGTATGGCCTCAAGAATTTTAGGAATGGGTGATGTCTTAACCCTTATAGAAAAGGCTCAAAATTCATTTGATATTGAAGAAATGCAGAAAATGGAAGAGCGCATTAGAAAAGAACAGTTTACTTTCGATGATTTTTTAATTCAGCTCAAACAAATGAAAAATATGGGTCCACTTGATCAAATGATTGGTATGATACCAGGAATGAGCAAGGTTAAACAACTAAAGAATTTACAGGTTGACGAAAAAGATTTAAAACACATTGAGGCAATTGTAACATCAATGACTTCTGAAGAGAGAGTCAAACCTGAAATTATTAATGGCAGTAGACGTAAGCGTATAGCCAAAGGAAGCGGAACATCTGTTCCCGAAGTTAATCGCTTACTAAAACAGTTTTCCCAAACTCGCCGCATGCTTAAGCAAGTTAATCAACTTGGGCGCGGTGGGAAAAACAATAAATTTAAATTTCCATTTATGTAG
- a CDS encoding putative DNA-binding protein, producing MLERLTELNLLLDFYNSLLTSKQKFALEMHYSEDLSLGEIAENLNISRQAVHDLIRRGEKLLKEYENKLGLVQKYLKRQKIVKEIKQLISNKNNEHICTLLNQIVD from the coding sequence ATGCTTGAACGTCTTACAGAATTGAACTTATTACTTGATTTCTATAATTCGTTGCTTACTTCAAAGCAAAAGTTTGCTCTTGAAATGCATTATTCTGAGGATTTATCTTTAGGAGAAATCGCTGAGAATCTTAATATTAGCAGGCAAGCCGTTCACGACCTTATACGGCGTGGAGAAAAATTACTTAAAGAATATGAGAATAAATTAGGCTTAGTGCAAAAATATTTAAAACGCCAAAAAATAGTTAAAGAGATAAAGCAATTAATCAGCAATAAAAATAACGAACATATATGTACTCTACTTAATCAAATTGTAGATTAG